In Burkholderia contaminans, the following proteins share a genomic window:
- the otsA gene encoding alpha,alpha-trehalose-phosphate synthase (UDP-forming) gives MSRLIVVSNRVAAGEDTRPSAGGLAVGVMDALKETGGVWFGWNGEIVDAPDTEPAIQRDGNVTYATVGLTRRDYDQYYRGFSNATLWPVFHYRGDLARFDRQEYAGYLRVNAMLAKQLAALLRPDDLIWVHDYHLLPFAHYLRELGVKNPIGFFLHIPFPSPDMLRLVPPHEELVKFMCAYDVAGFQTEADKQAFTDYIERRGIGAASDDGMLHAHGRVVKVAAYPIGVHPDAIAQAAVQYGTRKPVKMLREALDGRKLVMSVDRLDYSKGLVERFQSFERMLANAPGWQGRVSLLQIAPPTRSDVKTYQDIRETLEGEAGRINGRFSQLDWTPIQYLNRKYERNLLMAFFRMSQVGYVTPLRDGMNLVAKEYVASQDPADPGVLVLSEFAGAAAELTGALLVNPYDLSQMAEALERALSMPLAERQARHEENLARLRANDLSVWRDTFVADLRSVAAAASVTRRAGRRVAHA, from the coding sequence ATGAGCAGATTGATCGTGGTATCGAATCGTGTCGCCGCCGGCGAGGACACGCGCCCGAGCGCGGGCGGCCTGGCCGTCGGCGTGATGGACGCACTGAAGGAAACGGGCGGCGTCTGGTTCGGCTGGAACGGCGAGATCGTCGACGCACCCGACACCGAGCCCGCAATCCAGCGGGACGGCAACGTCACCTACGCGACGGTCGGGCTGACCCGGCGCGACTACGACCAGTACTATCGCGGCTTCTCGAATGCGACGCTGTGGCCGGTGTTCCATTACCGCGGCGATCTCGCGCGCTTCGACCGCCAGGAGTACGCGGGCTATCTGCGCGTGAACGCGATGCTCGCAAAGCAGCTCGCCGCATTGCTGCGCCCCGACGACCTGATCTGGGTGCACGACTATCACCTGTTGCCGTTCGCGCATTACCTGCGCGAACTCGGCGTGAAGAACCCGATCGGTTTCTTCCTGCACATTCCGTTTCCGTCACCCGACATGCTGCGTCTCGTGCCGCCGCACGAGGAGCTCGTGAAGTTCATGTGCGCGTACGACGTCGCGGGCTTCCAGACCGAGGCCGACAAACAGGCGTTTACCGACTACATCGAGCGGCGCGGGATCGGCGCGGCGAGCGACGACGGGATGCTGCACGCGCATGGCCGCGTCGTGAAGGTCGCCGCTTATCCGATCGGCGTGCATCCCGACGCGATCGCGCAGGCGGCCGTCCAGTACGGCACGCGCAAGCCGGTGAAGATGCTGCGCGAGGCGCTCGACGGCCGCAAGCTGGTGATGAGCGTCGACCGCCTCGATTATTCGAAGGGGCTCGTCGAACGCTTCCAGTCGTTCGAGCGGATGCTCGCGAACGCGCCGGGCTGGCAGGGGCGCGTGTCGCTCCTGCAGATCGCACCGCCGACGCGTTCCGACGTGAAGACCTATCAGGACATTCGCGAAACGCTCGAGGGCGAGGCCGGTCGCATCAACGGCCGCTTCTCGCAGCTCGACTGGACGCCGATCCAGTACCTGAACCGCAAGTACGAGCGCAACCTGCTGATGGCGTTCTTCCGGATGTCGCAGGTGGGCTACGTGACGCCGCTGCGCGACGGGATGAATCTCGTCGCGAAGGAGTACGTCGCGTCGCAGGATCCGGCCGATCCGGGCGTGCTCGTGCTGTCGGAGTTCGCGGGCGCGGCAGCCGAGTTGACCGGCGCGCTCCTCGTCAATCCGTACGACCTGTCGCAGATGGCCGAGGCGCTCGAGCGCGCGCTGTCGATGCCGCTCGCCGAGCGGCAGGCGCGCCACGAGGAAAACCTCGCACGGCTGCGCGCGAACGACCTGTCGGTCTGGCGCGATACGTTCGTCGCCGATTTGCGCAGTGTCGCGGCGGCCGCGTCGGTCACGCGGCGCGCGGGCCGGCGGGTTGCGCATGCGTGA
- a CDS encoding AAA family ATPase, translating into MRELGPAPGVEDDATRRFFVVTGGPGSGKSTLLDALERAGFARSQEAGRGVIRDQMAIDGQALPWRDPAAFAELMLSWEMRSYDLARRARGPVFFDRGVPDVIGYLRLTGLAVPAHAEASARRFRYHRRVFIAPPWPDIYAQDTERRQDFAEAVRTYDAMVECYTSYGYRLIELPRESVKTRVRFVLDALDAA; encoded by the coding sequence ATGCGTGAGTTGGGACCGGCGCCCGGCGTGGAGGACGACGCTACCCGCCGCTTCTTCGTCGTGACCGGTGGCCCGGGGTCGGGCAAGAGCACGTTGCTCGACGCGCTCGAGCGCGCCGGTTTCGCGCGCTCGCAGGAAGCAGGGCGCGGAGTGATCCGCGACCAGATGGCGATCGACGGCCAGGCGTTGCCGTGGCGGGACCCGGCGGCGTTCGCCGAGCTGATGCTGAGCTGGGAGATGCGCTCATACGATCTCGCACGCCGCGCGCGCGGGCCCGTGTTCTTCGATCGAGGCGTGCCGGACGTGATCGGCTATCTGCGCCTGACAGGGCTCGCGGTGCCCGCGCATGCGGAAGCCTCGGCTCGCCGTTTCCGCTACCACCGGCGCGTGTTCATCGCGCCGCCGTGGCCGGACATCTACGCGCAGGACACCGAGCGCCGGCAGGATTTCGCGGAAGCCGTGCGCACGTACGACGCGATGGTCGAGTGCTACACGTCATACGGCTATCGGCTGATCGAACTGCCGCGCGAGAGTGTGAAGACGCGCGTGCGCTTCGTGCTGGACGCGCTCGACGCGGCATGA